From the genome of Solanum pennellii chromosome 6, SPENNV200:
AATACATAATGTTGCAAACATAAAAAGAAGACAGAAAATTATGCAATCAATAACATAACAATTATATTTAAGTACATAACAGAATTCGTTTCGTAATCCCTCTTCCCAATTAATATACCACACTTCCAAGAGAATGCCCATTTCTATATTTAGAAACAAATCATCTTTTAAAATTCTCACTTTATGTTTAATGAGATGATTTAATATCCACATAAATGTACAAGGCTTGTATTAGaccacaagtttcaaaagtcttcctttctttcttataAGTTCGTGTAGAGTAAAACAGTGCCACATAAATTGGACCAAGGGAGTAAATAGGAAACATAAAGACGGTATACGATGATATCCATGTGCATTTATTTGAGGTTAGAGCACAAGTATTTTAAATTGGTAAATGTGAGTAATCCTCGCAAAAATATGATTCATAGAATGTTAGTGGATTCAGTTAAGGGtctctttaatatattttctataatgCCATTTAAAAGTAACTGCAACAAGGCCTAGCTGGTTACTTCTGCACAGGTTAAAGAATTTAATTACTActcaataacaacaaaaaaagtgTAATCACACACAAAtaccaaaaaatagaaaagaaaagatatcATCATAACACAGAAACAGTAGGTTCGCAATTTTAACATCTAAGCTAAAGTATCAGTTGTTTAGCATTAATGAACACAACACAATATATGAGAGAAGGAATGGAAGAGAGAATGAGGGAGAGCAAGCTTCCATACTATTTTAGTTGGCGATTTCGGTAATGACTCCAGGGTTTCCTCAGTACTCCCTGATGGCAGAGGTTCTGATACTGATGCTTGACCAGTGTATACATCAAAGTTTGGATTTTGCATTGACCGAGATGATGAGGAATCCTTCTCTCCTGACTGTACCTCTGGTGTCAAGAGGGATTGTCTTGACAGATTGCTGAGAGATGCACCTTTTGTGTCTACAATAGATGACACTGTTTGCGAAAATGTTGGAAAAGAACCGGAAGGGCTAATGACGGAACTTGGTTCTTTCCTCACTGGAGTCAGATTAGCATTGGCATTAAGTTCCGCTTCCAGAGAAGCCACAGTTCTTGGGCAAGAATCCACTGCTACAGTTGAAAGAGTACGGAATGCATCATTTGGCATTGGAATAGATAACAAATTAAAAGCCGGTTTAGCAGGCTGCCTGGGATTGGATTGCCCAGATGGAGACGGCATGGCAGGAAGTAAATTAGGGGAAGTAGTACTAATAGGCAGCAGCAATGGGTGATGTTGTGCAGCCAAGCTAGATCCTCCGGCTAATGCATTCACATTTTGGTGTTGCGCTTGCTGCTGAATGGGAAGGGATGCAACCAAACTTTGTGGTGGCGGAGGaaaatgttgttgttgctgttgctgttgatAATGAGACACTCCTCCTGAGGACCCAACTAATCCTGGCCAATAATTAGGCACAGCAGGCCCACTGATATTTACAGGCGGAGGAGGAAGTGATGAGCCCCAAAGGTTAGAACTTGGTAGCAACGGATTTGGAGGCAGATTCAATAAGAAAGGTGCAACAGGGAGCATGGACGGTGCACTGGTACTAACATCTGCTACTTGTACAGCACCAGGAGATGTCATGCCAATGGTTGGTGGTGTTGGATTAGGGAAATGAGTCTGAATAATTAACATTCacaaagttaattaaatttatatgatgCAACAATAGGATAATCTACCATATTAAAATCAACATACCTGTATTATGGCGGGATCATCAGGAACAACTGCTGTACTTTGAGGGGATGGTGAAGATATAACCTGCAGATCCTGtgagaagaaggaaaagaaaaggagatAATCCAGAATGAGTCTATATTTACAACAGAAACAATACCCTCAGATGAATGGGTCTAACATTATTTCAGCTGTACTTCATCAGACATGCGCTAAAGTCTATACAACATTTCAGGAGAATTCAAATGTAAGACCACTTCTCCAACTGAAAATACCAATTCCCCTTTTCCCTACGCATGGCTTCTTCCTTGTTACAAGCATAAAATTGATACTGCTTCTATTAAGGCACCAGGATCCATCTAAACATTCTTAGAATTTGATGCCAACCCTTTAATACCACTCTCTAAACCACTAAATCTGATAACATAGAAGAGTTCTACATTGTCTAGTATATTGAGGCTTAAAGGGAAACATAAGTTACCCAGTAGCTTAAGCCTTGAacctaaaaagaaaagagatgttgAGAACCTCATGTCTCATTTTTCTAAAGAAAGGTACAGAATCTACTGATGAGCATCCATGGATACAAAATAGTAGAAAAGAAATTAACTCCTGTCCCAAAGCAGTGGCATTTAAACTCCTAAATAAAATTCTACAAGCTAACAAAATCTATAAACTCTCGTGCCAACTTTTCCAATAAGAGGAAATAATAACTGCTGCAGTATGAGCTTAGCAGTAAGTAAAAGTAATCTTATTGGTCAGAAAATACTTAATGGGTATCGGCATTCACTTTGAGGTCTCTTttcaaagggaaaaagaaactaaaagt
Proteins encoded in this window:
- the LOC107021148 gene encoding protein LSM14 homolog A-like isoform X2; translated protein: MTSPGAVQVADVSTSAPSMLPVAPFLLNLPPNPLLPSSNLWGSSLPPPPVNISGPAVPNYWPGLVGSSGGVSHYQQQQQQQHFPPPPQSLVASLPIQQQAQHQNVNALAGGSSLAAQHHPLLLPISTTSPNLLPAMPSPSGQSNPRQPAKPAFNLLSIPMPNDAFRTLSTVAVDSCPRTVASLEAELNANANLTPVRKEPSSVISPSGSFPTFSQTVSSIVDTKGASLSNLSRQSLLTPEVQSGEKDSSSSRSMQNPNFDVYTGQASVSEPLPSGSTEETLESLPKSPTKILRGSTSSHHSRSYFAQGRDGAHQDTSSTHHNSRGPPAHRGNVPNGGPVYAQQSYRKYASGRGNGLIGAALHSRQSNMVMGRGKVPNGVPQHNHRSIGIQFRDGVTQHNHRNTGIQFRDGVPQHNHRNTGSHFRGRGAKNPLVTKRFSEDFDFEAMNEKFNKKEVWDFLGRSNKDESDEGIGDEKEMDGSDAEDATGDGSAKHDNKSVYCKEDFYDSLSCHALDRESGKVKFSDQRKKDVETFGEIQKNPRGRSQGARMSGGLQQSYRGRGYDNARGGRGQGRTVWGRVT